A segment of the Salvia miltiorrhiza cultivar Shanhuang (shh) unplaced genomic scaffold, IMPLAD_Smil_shh original_scaffold_209, whole genome shotgun sequence genome:
agtcgtccatctcatctgaccaacgtctatTTACTATATTATGTGTCTCATATATgacatttatttcaaattaaattatttcatttaatttaagaaTGTGTCTCATATATgacatttatttcaaattaaattatttcatatatatttttgcactaaaaaaaaaaaggcttaATCTCCATGTATATATTAGCTTTATCATcgttcccacattgatattttaTCATTCCTGCATTGATCTTAAATTGAACTTCACCatgaaaaaaacataaataaaaggatacttttgagatgcatttaaaataaatatattcttcaatttaatttgatcatgaaaaataatttcaaataaattatcattCCTGAATTGATCTAACACATTctcatatatattgaatttatattaaatctcacaattcaaaatttaaataaaaggaTTATTAAACTTTGccatttaaaaatctaaataaaaagatacttaactttgaaaaaataataaaaatatatttaaatgtatttgaaataaatagattcttattgtttgaaattttatcGAGAGTATCAAccaattattgatttatattttatttatttatatacatattttataaatttaaacaaattcaagaaattagTTGGTATTATTATATGGGTTTGGGACgagaataaatattaatatcatcacatatataataaaaaatggaaTACTCCTATTTTGCATCAccatatttttgtatttaattcTCCAaagaatttaatatttattcattcttatttatctaaatcttttcatcccacattgattttttttttatgagatttcaccaaaatttaACCTATATAAAAGGATGCTCTTACTCTtcaaaccaaaatttcacatttaattggtggaatgattgatcaattttatttggttaaataaaaaattatttaattttattttttaaaattaatacttgtgattttaaatctaattacaattttttttagactttgaattatgaagtttaatataaatttactgtgaaaaactattgcaactataaaaaaatatggaaaactatttatttgaaatacatattacaagtattttttttatctagatTTTTTCttgattaaatttaaaagaatatcaatgtgggaaagaTAGATGTAGAGATGCCCAAAAAAACTGGAACTGGGAACCGAACCGTCGAACCGAACCATGGTCAACGATTTCAGAACCGAAACTGTGGTCAACAGTTCCGAACCGAAATCAGAACCGTGGCTCCACGGTTTGGTTCCAGTTCCAATTTTTCCAAACCGACGGTTCACGGTTCCGAACCTTGGAACCGtcaattttgttttgtttaaatttatactatattttgaAGTGTTGTATGAAATATAAATAATGTTGAACCATTTATTTAGGTTATAAATGGTTGACATTTAGTAAGAATTAGATGTGAGGATGGGAAATGAGGATTAACCATtttatttaggttgtgaatGGTTGAAATTTAGTAAAAATTCGATGTGGGGATCATGTGCATTGAGAAATCATAAGTTCATGTGCTTTTTTTATATCCTTTACTTTTATCGATCTCAAATTCTTATTCTCACATCGAATTTATAGTAAACTCCAACCCTTTACcatctaaataaaatggtcAACTCTCATTCCCACATTTAATTCATACTCAATCTCAATCATTTACAACCTAAATAAATAGTTTAACATTGTGTAcattttataaacttcaaatcaacactttaaaacataaaaaaaaaaaaaaacggtttcATATTTTGGAACCGTGAACCGCCAGTTCAAGGTTCGAACCGAAACCGTGAGGGGACTTTCACGGTTCGGTTCCGATTCCAAATTTTGGAACCGTGGAACCGtcggttcggttccggttcgaaccggaaccATGGCCACCTCTAGATAGATGAGCTAATGTATTCATGGAGATTGAGgcttttatttatgttatgaattgatgaagttttgtATAAACTCAATGTTGAATATatgaaaacaaatgtaaaaatgtcatatagtGTAGAATTGAGGGTGAAGCAAATACTAAATTGTGAGAGTGCCATGTTGGATATAGAATAGttatgataaataaatattctCGTATAAATTGAcatgatataatttgaatctcatatcaattttttttaagtcttagacgagatgattctcaaaacttagttatggtctttcaaacttcaaacaagatgatgcttactagccaattttattatttcaaacttctaacgaaatgatgcttgaaatgcagttatggtattttaattagcttcaaatgagatgatgcacataagcctgttatgttttttcaaactccatacaagatgatgtttagaagttagtcgatcttataagcttcagattgtaTAATCTCATAAGTCAGTCCTGatctttcaagctcctaatgaaaataatgtttagaagtgagttatgatatttaaagcatcagatagtgatgttcaaacgattgacgcataaaagttaaATATAGTGTTTCAGGGTCCAGACGAGATAATGCTTAAAAGTTTAGCGTTCAAAAGTCAAATATTGTCTTTCGAGTTTTTGATGATCCTCTAATCTTACAGAGtttagatgagatgatgcttatatgacatatgagatcttaaattaacTGTTATCCGTCAATATAGaaaaagtattaaaaaaatttatataaaagggtatttttattattttagcaaaaaaactaacatttaattgacgaatatagttgagattaatataatataaattttattacatcaagttaaattaattaaaaataattatattatgtaaaaataatatacataatttaaatcataatttaaagtcccgtcgaaattcgacgggttataTACTAGtatgtaaaataaaagaatgcAAGTCATTGGgaatgtagaagatgaaaataTAGAAAGATAAAAAAGACTTGCATCTTCGTATAAACATAGGGTGATAATTTctcgaaaaaagaaaaaaaaaaattaagggatCGAAcaacttcttttttcttttgaaatcaaaGTCCGTTAAAAACCGTTACATATAACGATTTCTCGAAACTCATAAGCGTACGGAACACTCAGCTCGTCCGACTTCGGAGAAACCCAAGCAACAATTTTGGCTGTTCAATTTCACAAACCCTCCAAAACTGGTGAAATTCTTCGACATGATCTCTTTTGTCTTTCATCATTGGAGCTGTTATCTTCCCTCCGCGCCGCATTTCGAATATCCGTCGCATATTCACTCGAATTATGCTTCAAATATCCTTCCCCTCTTCCTCCAAACCGAGGAAATTACTAATTTACTGATTTTCGTGTTGATTGGACGGAATCTGATTGGATAAACCCTCACTCTCACTCGCGCTTCGAGTTTTTGGCGTAGTTCATGAATTTCCCCCCTTATAATTGCTCCTGCATTTCCCCTTCCATGCTCTTGCATTATAGGGAAAGGGGGAAAAAAGGGGTATCAAATTTGTGGTGTTTTGATTCTTCATGCCATCAGTTATGGGGAGCAGGAGTAATAGTAATAGGAATAATCGGATTTTGTTTGTGTGTGATGCCACGAAGGATCGCAGCAGCCATGAGTTTAGGCATTCGATTCATAACGTTCGGATGCAAGCCACTAAAATCGTGAATTCAGGGGATACGATTGTGGTTCTTGGGGCGTTGCATAGGATCTTACATCCTAGTAAGTAGCTTagcattttttaattatgattggAGTTGAAGTGTAAGAGCAAGATGCATTGTTTCCTTTTTAAGTGTATGAAATGATGGATTTGACTTAAATTGGGGGGATGGTTCAAGATTAGTAATCACACGAAGATTATATTCGTTCAATCTCAGTTGCGGGCTTCTTGAATGCAAGGATTCCACTCTTTATTTGATGTGGAAAGAAATACTATGGGATTGGGAATTTTGTAGGTTAAGTGTTTAAATTTGTAACGCTTGTCGGTTGCTCGTTGTTAACATTTTGTAGGCACATTGAAGCATTAGCTTTGGATTatagtttaaatttttttttttttgagaaaggaTTATAGTTTAAACTTAGGAACTTTATAGTAGAGTTGTTTTTATCATGTCAGTTTCTCATTGTTTTGgttttatatgtattttctgaAAGGGATGACTATTTGTTCACAGTGGGTTACTCTATGGAGGTGGTTCCTGAGAATTTCCTCGGAACAACACATACACGTGCGAAGGAAGAACATGTATCTAAAAAGGTTGATCTATATGTCAACATGCTCCAGAGGAGTGCTGAAGAATGTGAAGCAGAAGGGGTAGATTTCTCATTCATTTTAGTGCAGATTAAAACAAATAAGTGATATATCGTGCTTGATAGTATCACGATGAATTATGCCTAGGATAGAGAACATTCATTTATATAGTTCTTCTCATCATGCAGGTAGATATACAAGTTAAGGTTACCGCTGGAACTCCTATGAGGAAGGTTGTCTTGCAAGAAGCTGCAATTTCTGAACCAACATGGGTTATACTTGATAGGTAATGCTTGTCAATTCGCTATGCTTTAAATTGAACACACAAATCTTCCATGTATATTGGAGGTGGCTATTGAAATTTGGGAAACAACAATTCAAATTTTGATACCTTTATTTTAGAGGTTATTGCCCAAAAATACCCATAATTTGCCAATTTTCTcatttataacatgaccttaaaatttgatcaaaaaatacacaaattttcaatttaatcgcaattataacatgacatTATAagttgaccagaaaatacaccaattttcaatttaatcacatttataacatgaccttatattgaccttttatatatatatatatatatatatatatttctacgttttcaacacacaaatgcatatatataaatttgtttttaatattgtattaatatattacatatataataagtatttatctatttaagttatgaaattataaaatattaggatcaataaataatttaggtacATATGTAATAggaactatgttaaaaagtaaataatattatatattatttacatatatgaaataaatatggAACGTAAATCTTTTGAATTATATATGTCATcgaatatagatatatattcatcaaataaatatgtatatatattgtgagatgaaaagaaaattaaaaatgtttaatgttaaattttgatattattatactaaattataaggtcatgttttaattgcgattaaattgagaattggtgtattttcttgtcaacttataaggtcatgttataattgcgattaaattgaaaattggtgtattttctggtcaaattttaaggtcatgttataaaccataAAATTGGCAAACTATGAGTATTTTCCGACAATAACCCCtttattttattcatatcaaCAGATGTCCCACTATATGTTATTCTTCAGTAGCTACTTCACATTACATGTATACTTgataaaatatgtataataaCAGGCACCTAAGAAAGGATTTGAGGTTTTACCTTAGACATATACCTTGCAAGGTTGCTCTGGTTCTTGATAACTTATCAGTGGAAGTTCTGAGACCATATTCCTCTAACAAAGCAATCGAATATGTTGAAGATAAGCTCTTCTACTCTCTGTCCAAGCCTGTGCCGCTTCTACCAATTCATGATAATGAAAACAACGAGCAGTCTGTCATATCTTTCAGCTACCATGCCTCTATGTATTCGCTAGAAAGCTCTGATATGGCAAAGAATCTGGTTCCCTCATTGGCATCCAACTCCAAGGAGCACAGGTCTTCCTCAAGAGATGATTTCGGGTCAAATCCTAGGCTAGAGAAATCAGGTCAGAGTGATTATATATGTTTCGTGCATTCATGTTGCCATCTTCTGTAATTGTAATTGTAATTGTAATGAATAATGTCCACAGGTGGTTCTGATAATGGGAATAGTAAACATCATTTTCCTCTGCCAGTGATACCACAGCAACTGCCCAAGTCCACTTCACAGAAATCCTCCAACGGGCCTGCTATGTGCATGACTTGTGGTTTAAGGACAGAGTTCAAGTCTATGAGATATAGTTATTCTGAGATACAGCTTGCAACAGATGATTTTTCATCTGATAATTTGCTAGGAGAAGGAGGATTTGGTCCTGTATATCTAGGCAGGCTTAAAGACGGCCAGCGTATTGCGGCAAAGGTGCAAAGGGAAGCAAGTTCAATTGGGTCTGCAGAATTTCATTCTGAAGTATATGTTCTAAGCTTTGCGCGCCATAAGAACATTGTGATGCTGCTGGGCCATTGTTCCAAAGAAGATCTTAACATCTTGGTTTATGAGTATATCTGCAATAAATCACTCAACTGGCATTTATTTGGTAAGTACATTTATGAAGTATTTCATCCTCCGTTGCCACCATCTATCTCAACCGATTTATCGGATTTTGACAGAAAGTACAGAACATGTGCTTGAATGGCACCAAAGGTATACTATTGCCATCGGAATTGCCAAAGGGCTGCGCTTCCTGCATGAGGAGTGCCGCGGAAGTCCTATCATCCATCGGGATGTTCGTCCAGGCAACATAATGCTCACTCACGACTTTGTTCCTATGGTGATCCTTCAACCTTCTTTCTTCATCAGAGTCATTTAGTACCTTGATTAGTCTGTAGTAGTCCTTCCATTTTGGAGGATTGTCCAATTTATGTGGTTTATGGTGTCTTTCTGCTAGTAATGTAGTAGTATCTTTGAATGTGTTTTGAAtctttgattcaattaattttcTCCACAAACAGCTGGGGGATTTCGGATTTGCAAAGTGGAAGACGGACGGGGATGATGAAC
Coding sequences within it:
- the LOC131003379 gene encoding probable serine/threonine-protein kinase PBL25 isoform X1 — protein: MPSVMGSRSNSNRNNRILFVCDATKDRSSHEFRHSIHNVRMQATKIVNSGDTIVVLGALHRILHPMGYSMEVVPENFLGTTHTRAKEEHVSKKVDLYVNMLQRSAEECEAEGVDIQVKVTAGTPMRKVVLQEAAISEPTWVILDRHLRKDLRFYLRHIPCKVALVLDNLSVEVLRPYSSNKAIEYVEDKLFYSLSKPVPLLPIHDNENNEQSVISFSYHASMYSLESSDMAKNLVPSLASNSKEHRSSSRDDFGSNPRLEKSGGSDNGNSKHHFPLPVIPQQLPKSTSQKSSNGPAMCMTCGLRTEFKSMRYSYSEIQLATDDFSSDNLLGEGGFGPVYLGRLKDGQRIAAKVQREASSIGSAEFHSEVYVLSFARHKNIVMLLGHCSKEDLNILVYEYICNKSLNWHLFESTEHVLEWHQRYTIAIGIAKGLRFLHEECRGSPIIHRDVRPGNIMLTHDFVPMLGDFGFAKWKTDGDDEQTRILGSLGYLAPEYAENGIVSVRTDVYAFGIVLIQLISGRRPVDLDRDGQQLPLRHWALPLIETLSLRELSDPRLEDSCNTCELYHMARTAYACIQTEPQMRPSMAEALSLLEGENDHLHLLTDQLIHTSLQQIAGV
- the LOC131003379 gene encoding serine/threonine-protein kinase CDG1-like isoform X2; protein product: MPSVMGSRSNSNRNNRILFVCDATKDRSSHEFRHSIHNVRMQATKIVNSGDTIVVLGALHRILHPMGYSMEVVPENFLGTTHTRAKEEHVSKKVDLYVNMLQRSAEECEAEGVDIQVKVTAGTPMRKVVLQEAAISEPTWVILDRHLRKDLRFYLRHIPCKVALVLDNLSVEVLRPYSSNKAIEYVEDKLFYSLSKPVPLLPIHDNENNEQSVISFSYHASMYSLESSDMAKNLVPSLASNSKEHRSSSRDDFGSNPRLEKSVIPQQLPKSTSQKSSNGPAMCMTCGLRTEFKSMRYSYSEIQLATDDFSSDNLLGEGGFGPVYLGRLKDGQRIAAKVQREASSIGSAEFHSEVYVLSFARHKNIVMLLGHCSKEDLNILVYEYICNKSLNWHLFESTEHVLEWHQRYTIAIGIAKGLRFLHEECRGSPIIHRDVRPGNIMLTHDFVPMLGDFGFAKWKTDGDDEQTRILGSLGYLAPEYAENGIVSVRTDVYAFGIVLIQLISGRRPVDLDRDGQQLPLRHWALPLIETLSLRELSDPRLEDSCNTCELYHMARTAYACIQTEPQMRPSMAEALSLLEGENDHLHLLTDQLIHTSLQQIAGV